TGGATAACGCGCTGCACCTTAAGCCGAAGCACCTCGATCGCAGCGCGCTGGACACTCCGGCGCTGGCGCTGGTGAATGCCGCCCGTGAAGCGCTGCGTATAGGTGACGTGCTGGAGCAGATGCTGGAAGCGTTTAACAAAGTGGTCCATGGCGAATCCCGCGAGGAGCGCACGGTGCGGCGGCTGGATGATGATGTCGATGTGCTCTATACCGCCATCAAACTCTATCTGGCGCGGATGCCAAAAGAGGATCTGCCCGAAGAGGATTCGCGTCGCTGGGGCGAGATCATTGAGATGTCGCTGAACCTGGAACAGGCCGGTGACATCATTGAGCGCATGAGCGGCGATGTGGCGGACAAATCGCTGGCAGCGGGCCGCGCGTTTTCTGCAGAGGGATTAAAGGAGCTGCAGGAGTTGCAGGAGCTGTTGATCGCCAACCTCAGAATGAGCCTGTCGGTGTTTCTGTCGCACGATGTCACCAGCGCCAAACGCCTGCGCCGCGCAAAACATCGCTTCCGCCTGATGATTCGTCGCTACTCTCATGCCCACGTTGATCGCCTGCATCAGCAGAACGTGCAGAGCATTGAAACCAGCTCGCTGCACCTCGGTTTACTTGGTGATATGAAGCGCCTGAATTCCCTGTTCTGCAGCGTGGCCTATACCGTGCTGGAACAGCCCGATGATGAGCGTGACTATGAATAAGGCGTGTGAATAGCCTGTTGCGCCGGCACGAAAAGCATCCGGCGCAGCAGCAGTAAGAAGCGGCGCATCGCAATAATGCGCCGCCACGGTTACTTCTTCTTAATCGGCTTGCCGGACCAGTATCCCGCCAGCAGTGAACCTGACAGGTTGTGCCACACCGAGAACAGCGCGCCTGGCAATGCCGCCAGCGGTGAGAAGTAGAGTTTGCCCAGCGTCGCCGCCAGACCGGAGTTCTGCATACCAACCTCCAGCGCCAGGGTGCGGCAGGTTGACTCATCGAAACCAAACAGCTTGCCGCCCCAGTAGCCGCCAAGCAGGCCAATCGCGTTATGCAGGATCACTGCCGCGATCACCATCAGACCCACGGATCCGATAAAGCCCTGACTACCCGCCACCACCGCGCTGATGATCAGCAGAATGCAGACCATCGAAAACGCAGGCAGCCACGGTTCCACCCGGCGAACCACACTGTTCATGCTGTGATGAATGATCAAGCCGAGGCTAATCGGGATCACGACGATCTTCACGATGCTCAGCAGCATGCCCACCACATCAACCTGAATGTGGGTATCAACATAGAAGCGGGTTAACAGCGGCGTGGCGAATACGCCCACCAGCGCGGAGACGGACGAGATCGTTACCGACAGCGCCACATCCCCTTTCGCCAGATAGATCATCACGTTGCTGGCGGTGCCACTGGCCACGCTGCCAACCAGAATCATACCGGCGGCCAGATCGGGCGGCATATGAAACAGTTTTGCCAGCCCCCAGGCAGCCAGCGGCATCACCAGATAGTGCAGAAAGGTGCCGGCAATCACCGGCGCGGGCCGGGTCAGCACCCGTTTAAAATCGTCGATATTCAGGGTCACACCCATGCCGAACATAATCAGCATCAGCAGATACGTGACCCAGGGTCCGATGCCAAGAAAGGTCCCCGGAGAGTAATACGCGGCGACAGATAACAGCACGGCCCAGAGCGGAAACAGGCGGGTTAACGTGGCGAGCATAGCCAGACTTCCTTATACGAATGTTATGTTTTATGCAGATTTGCCATAGAGCGTCGTCAGGCAGGAACGACTGCCGTGACGAGGGCAGAATCATAACATTTCATTATCATGACGTATGGCGAAGATGGACCGGGGAGGGAAAATGCGGATCGACTGCTACCGATCTGCGGGATATCGAAGAAATTACGCTGCTTTTTCCTCTAAACCGCGGTAGATCACACCACCCATCACGGCACCGATAACCGGCATCAACCAGAACATCGACCGCGGAGAGATCGCCTGGTCTTTTCATGATATTGGCTGCATCGGGGTGAAGGGATTAAGCAGCGGGATGATAGATCTGAGGAAAGAAGGTGCTAAGCAGGTACATGAAAGGTGTAGATCAGGGAGAGGTAACCCCTTTTTGCCACGCTTCAGGCCGCGCTGACGCGGCCTGAGTGGATGAGCAGCTTACTCAAACAGATTGCGATGCAGCGTACGGACCACGC
This genomic window from Pantoea sp. Lij88 contains:
- the panS gene encoding ketopantoate/pantoate/pantothenate transporter PanS, producing MLATLTRLFPLWAVLLSVAAYYSPGTFLGIGPWVTYLLMLIMFGMGVTLNIDDFKRVLTRPAPVIAGTFLHYLVMPLAAWGLAKLFHMPPDLAAGMILVGSVASGTASNVMIYLAKGDVALSVTISSVSALVGVFATPLLTRFYVDTHIQVDVVGMLLSIVKIVVIPISLGLIIHHSMNSVVRRVEPWLPAFSMVCILLIISAVVAGSQGFIGSVGLMVIAAVILHNAIGLLGGYWGGKLFGFDESTCRTLALEVGMQNSGLAATLGKLYFSPLAALPGALFSVWHNLSGSLLAGYWSGKPIKKK